The Denitrificimonas caeni genome has a segment encoding these proteins:
- the dnaG gene encoding DNA primase, protein MAGLIAQGFIDDLLNRTDIVEVVSSRVQLKKSGKNYTACCPFHQEKTPSFSVSQDKQFYYCFGCGAGGNALGFIMDHDHLEFPEAVEELATRAGVEVEREKTSGGPQKPRKPVDSPLYALLAAASDYYRAALKNHPQRNAAVNYLKERGVSGIIARDFALGFAPPGWDNLSKHLGGDSLQQQALIDAGLLVENVDSQRRYDRFRDRIIFPIHDSRGRIIGFGGRVLGDDKPKYLNSPETAVFHKGQELYGLYEARKYNRQLNEIIVVEGYMDVIALAQQGLRNAVATLGTATSEEHIKRLFRVVPNILFCFDGDSAGRKAAWRALEATLSNLKDGQQARFLFVPDGEDPDSLIRSEGLEAFQARIAQQAVALTEYFFTHLSAEVNLDSLEGKAHLATLAAPLVERIPGANLRALMRQKLTHITGLSSAPSADNTTAPAANLDRATPTEYEYDGADFDAYAQYHAQDYSTLAPQASPQPPSKPRHNDSSWSRTAGSTPKSKRAKAAVETPHLAALRTLLHHPHLALKVDNASKLAAEDDLYAQLLVSLLEALQKSPDLSSLQLITRWHGTEQGHLLRALAEKEWLIDADNLEQQFFDTITRLASRQRDRLIEQLLSKARSDDLSSEEKQRLRELFEQHNNAPSTAETGN, encoded by the coding sequence ATGGCAGGATTAATTGCCCAAGGTTTCATTGACGATTTACTGAACCGCACCGACATAGTCGAGGTGGTAAGTTCGCGTGTGCAATTGAAAAAATCCGGCAAAAACTACACTGCCTGCTGCCCTTTTCACCAAGAAAAAACGCCCTCATTCTCAGTCAGCCAAGACAAGCAATTTTACTACTGCTTTGGCTGCGGCGCTGGTGGTAATGCGCTCGGCTTCATTATGGACCACGACCATTTGGAGTTTCCCGAAGCCGTGGAGGAGCTGGCGACGCGCGCAGGCGTGGAAGTCGAACGCGAAAAGACCAGCGGTGGACCACAAAAGCCCCGTAAACCAGTCGACTCGCCACTGTACGCGCTTCTAGCCGCCGCAAGCGACTACTATCGCGCTGCCTTAAAAAACCACCCTCAGCGTAATGCTGCCGTTAATTACCTCAAGGAGCGCGGCGTCAGCGGGATTATTGCCCGCGATTTTGCTTTAGGTTTTGCCCCGCCCGGCTGGGACAATCTGAGCAAGCATTTGGGCGGCGACAGCCTGCAGCAGCAAGCCCTAATTGATGCTGGATTACTGGTTGAAAATGTCGATAGTCAGCGCCGCTACGACCGCTTTCGCGACCGTATAATTTTCCCTATTCATGATTCGCGCGGGCGCATTATTGGCTTTGGTGGTCGTGTTTTAGGCGATGATAAGCCCAAATACCTGAACTCTCCGGAAACCGCAGTCTTCCACAAAGGCCAAGAACTGTACGGCCTCTATGAAGCGCGCAAATACAATCGCCAACTCAATGAAATTATCGTTGTAGAAGGCTACATGGATGTTATTGCCCTTGCCCAGCAAGGCTTGCGCAACGCCGTGGCCACCTTAGGCACAGCCACCAGTGAAGAGCATATCAAGCGCTTGTTTCGTGTAGTGCCCAATATTTTATTCTGCTTTGATGGCGATAGCGCTGGGCGCAAAGCCGCGTGGCGCGCGCTGGAAGCAACTTTAAGCAACCTCAAAGATGGCCAGCAAGCACGTTTTTTGTTTGTGCCCGATGGCGAAGACCCAGACAGCTTAATTCGCAGCGAAGGCCTAGAAGCCTTTCAAGCGCGCATCGCGCAACAAGCAGTCGCTTTAACCGAATATTTTTTCACGCATTTATCTGCCGAAGTGAACCTCGACTCGCTGGAAGGTAAGGCGCATTTAGCAACACTGGCCGCACCACTAGTTGAGCGTATTCCTGGAGCTAATTTACGCGCATTAATGCGCCAAAAACTAACCCATATTACGGGTTTGAGCAGCGCCCCAAGCGCAGATAACACCACCGCTCCAGCAGCCAACCTCGATCGAGCGACGCCCACGGAGTACGAGTACGATGGCGCAGATTTTGACGCTTACGCCCAATACCATGCGCAAGACTACTCAACACTGGCGCCGCAAGCGTCGCCACAGCCACCGAGCAAGCCCCGTCACAACGACAGCTCTTGGTCACGCACAGCCGGCTCCACACCTAAATCAAAGCGTGCTAAAGCCGCTGTAGAAACCCCGCACTTGGCCGCTTTGCGTACCCTGTTGCATCATCCACACCTAGCGCTAAAGGTTGATAACGCCAGCAAACTTGCTGCAGAAGATGACCTTTACGCACAACTGCTCGTCTCATTGTTGGAAGCGTTACAGAAAAGCCCCGACCTCAGCTCACTACAATTAATTACACGATGGCATGGCACCGAACAGGGCCACCTTTTGCGTGCGTTAGCTGAAAAAGAATGGCTCATTGATGCCGATAACCTTGAACAACAATTTTTCGACACCATAACTCGTCTAGCATCACGTCAACGCGATCGCCTTATTGAGCAACTGCTAAGCAAGGCCCGCTCTGATGATCTTTCTAGCGAAGAAAAACAACGCTTGCGTGAGTTGTTTGAACAGCATAACAATGCACCAAGTACCGCTGAAACTGGCAATTAA
- the rpsU gene encoding 30S ribosomal protein S21: MPTVKLKDNEPFDVALRRFKRSCEKAGVLADIRSREFYEKPTAERKRKAAAAVKRHAKKVQREQRRHERLY, from the coding sequence ATGCCAACTGTCAAACTTAAAGACAACGAACCATTTGACGTTGCTCTGCGTCGCTTCAAGCGCTCCTGCGAAAAAGCCGGTGTTCTTGCTGATATACGCAGTCGCGAGTTTTATGAAAAACCAACTGCAGAACGCAAGCGTAAAGCCGCAGCAGCAGTTAAGCGTCACGCAAAGAAAGTACAACGCGAACAACGTCGTCACGAACGCCTGTATTAA
- the tsaD gene encoding tRNA (adenosine(37)-N6)-threonylcarbamoyltransferase complex transferase subunit TsaD, translating into MLVLGLETSCDETGVALYDSERGLLADALFSQIDLHRVYGGVVPELASRDHIKRMLPLIEQVLADAQCSAKDIQGIAYTAGPGLVGALLVGAACAQALAFAWEIPAIGVHHMEGHLLAPMLEETPPQFPFVALLVSGGHTQLVRVDAIGQYRLLGESIDDAAGEAFDKTAKLMGLKYPGGPEIARVAEQGVPGRFKLPRPMTDRPGLQFSFSGLKTATLTAWQKCIAAGDDNEQTRADLAHAFQQAVVATLTIKCQRALEQESLQTLVIAGGVSANQALRRSLEAMLSKRQGQVFYARPEFCTDNGAMIAYAGCQRLMAGQQEGDAIHVRARWPMEELPALL; encoded by the coding sequence ATGCTGGTGTTGGGTTTAGAAACATCCTGTGATGAGACAGGTGTCGCATTATACGACAGTGAGCGGGGTTTATTGGCTGATGCACTTTTCAGTCAAATCGACCTGCATCGAGTCTATGGAGGTGTAGTCCCAGAGCTGGCCTCGCGCGATCATATTAAGCGTATGTTGCCGTTGATTGAGCAGGTCTTAGCGGATGCGCAGTGCAGTGCTAAGGATATTCAAGGCATCGCTTATACAGCAGGGCCTGGCTTGGTCGGGGCTTTACTGGTTGGCGCGGCTTGTGCACAAGCGCTCGCTTTTGCTTGGGAGATCCCCGCCATTGGTGTGCATCATATGGAAGGCCACTTGCTGGCGCCCATGTTGGAAGAAACACCGCCGCAATTTCCTTTTGTCGCTTTATTGGTTTCAGGTGGGCATACCCAATTGGTGCGTGTTGATGCTATTGGTCAATACCGTTTGCTGGGTGAGTCTATTGATGATGCAGCCGGTGAGGCATTTGATAAAACTGCCAAGCTTATGGGCTTGAAATATCCCGGCGGACCAGAAATTGCCCGCGTGGCGGAGCAGGGTGTGCCTGGGCGCTTTAAGTTACCTAGGCCAATGACCGATCGACCAGGTTTACAGTTTAGTTTCAGTGGTTTAAAAACAGCTACCTTAACTGCGTGGCAGAAATGTATCGCAGCAGGGGATGATAACGAGCAAACCCGCGCTGACTTGGCGCATGCATTTCAGCAGGCAGTGGTCGCGACTTTAACCATTAAATGCCAGCGAGCTCTGGAGCAAGAGAGCTTACAGACCTTGGTTATTGCGGGGGGCGTGAGTGCCAATCAGGCTTTGCGGCGTTCACTGGAAGCAATGCTGAGCAAGCGTCAAGGGCAGGTGTTTTACGCTCGCCCAGAGTTTTGTACCGATAATGGCGCCATGATTGCTTATGCCGGTTGCCAGCGCTTAATGGCTGGACAGCAAGAAGGTGATGCCATTCATGTACGTGCCCGCTGGCCGATGGAAGAATTGCCAGCTTTACTGTGA
- the plsY gene encoding glycerol-3-phosphate 1-O-acyltransferase PlsY has translation MYELLLVCAYLLGSFSFAIALSRYYGNSDPRAQGSGNPGATNMLRVAGKRLAILTLLGDLSKGLLPILIAQALDYSPQQQAWVGLAAVIGHLYPIYFNFRGGKGVATTAGMLLGLYPPAALLALAVWLLTFSLTRISSLAALSSVPLCLPLLAWQQPQALLPVSVLSVLLVWRHRNNLKNLLAGNEPNFRE, from the coding sequence ATGTATGAATTACTACTGGTATGCGCTTATCTGCTTGGCTCATTTTCATTTGCCATTGCTTTAAGTCGCTATTACGGCAATAGCGACCCTCGCGCGCAAGGTTCCGGTAATCCTGGGGCCACTAATATGCTGCGGGTGGCCGGTAAACGTTTGGCTATTCTGACCCTGCTTGGCGATCTGAGCAAAGGTTTACTGCCAATTTTAATTGCCCAAGCCCTCGATTACAGCCCACAACAACAAGCCTGGGTCGGTCTAGCCGCAGTAATCGGGCATTTGTATCCCATTTACTTCAACTTCCGCGGTGGCAAAGGCGTTGCCACCACCGCTGGCATGTTGCTGGGTTTATACCCTCCAGCAGCACTGCTGGCATTGGCTGTTTGGTTACTCACTTTTAGTTTGACCCGCATCAGTTCACTGGCTGCTCTGAGCAGCGTGCCGCTGTGTTTACCGCTCCTCGCTTGGCAGCAACCACAGGCCTTATTGCCGGTTAGTGTGCTTAGCGTGCTGTTGGTTTGGCGGCATCGTAACAACTTAAAAAACTTACTGGCCGGCAATGAGCCCAACTTCCGCGAGTAG
- the folB gene encoding dihydroneopterin aldolase: protein MDTVFIESLEVDTVIGAYDWERTIRQNLLVDLQMGWDNRPSAADDALHLALDYAAVSESINAFAQASHFELVETFAERLAALLMTEFNIPWLRLKITKPGAVANARGVGVEIERGCR, encoded by the coding sequence GTGGACACGGTATTTATCGAAAGTCTAGAGGTAGACACTGTTATTGGTGCCTATGACTGGGAGCGCACAATTCGTCAAAACCTCTTGGTAGACTTGCAAATGGGCTGGGATAATCGCCCCAGTGCTGCAGATGATGCGCTGCATTTAGCCTTAGATTACGCCGCAGTTAGCGAGTCTATCAATGCTTTTGCACAGGCCAGTCATTTTGAGCTGGTAGAAACTTTTGCAGAACGCTTGGCAGCGTTGTTAATGACTGAGTTTAATATTCCTTGGTTGCGTTTAAAAATCACTAAACCCGGTGCAGTAGCGAATGCACGTGGCGTGGGTGTGGAGATTGAACGCGGATGTCGTTAG
- the folK gene encoding 2-amino-4-hydroxy-6-hydroxymethyldihydropteridine diphosphokinase: MSLVDVYLGLGSNLEREKHLNAGLDALQALFGEVQCSPVFESEPVGIRSACFLNLVVHIKTRMPLSELNQQLKQIEAINGRYSQPSKVLSLDIDVLLYGQQTGDYAGITLPRAEILKNAFVLWPLALLAPEVVHPLAQRSFLELWQQTPINQRLWPVPFFWRTWQLTPPALLKSSVV, from the coding sequence ATGTCGTTAGTTGATGTGTATTTAGGATTAGGCAGTAATCTGGAGCGGGAAAAGCATCTCAATGCTGGTTTAGATGCCTTGCAAGCCTTGTTTGGAGAGGTGCAGTGCTCGCCAGTGTTTGAAAGTGAGCCGGTGGGCATCCGCAGTGCGTGCTTTCTTAACCTGGTGGTGCACATTAAAACCCGGATGCCGTTGTCCGAGCTGAATCAGCAGCTTAAGCAAATTGAAGCAATAAATGGTCGTTATAGTCAGCCCAGTAAAGTTTTATCGCTGGATATTGATGTGCTGTTGTACGGCCAGCAAACTGGCGATTACGCGGGGATTACTTTGCCCCGTGCTGAAATCTTGAAAAATGCTTTTGTTTTGTGGCCCTTAGCGCTCCTGGCGCCTGAAGTGGTGCATCCGCTAGCGCAGCGCAGTTTTTTAGAGCTGTGGCAGCAAACGCCGATTAACCAGCGCTTATGGCCGGTACCTTTCTTTTGGCGTACATGGCAATTAACACCGCCAGCCTTACTTAAATCTAGTGTAGTTTAA
- a CDS encoding D-amino acid dehydrogenase: MRVLVLGAGVIGVTTAYYLAKQGYQVEVVDRQLGVADETSFANAGQISPGYASPWAAPGIPLKAIKWLFQQHAPFSVRLTADPFQYQWMLQMLRNCTGARYAVNKERMVRLAEYSRDCLDSLRAQTGIEYEGRQLGTTQLFRSQKQLDSAAQDIAVLEQSNVPYQLLKPAEIAQVEPALAAVSDSLTGALHLPNDQTGDCHLFTRNLANLARELGVKFRLGCTVQSIQSTGDRITGVCVDGELEVADQYVVALGSYSREMLKQLGMKIPVYPLKGYSLSVPIIESAMAPQSTIIDETYKVAITRFDQRIRVGGMANVGGFDLALNPKRRETLEYVTNLLYPQGGDLTQAQFWTGLRPATPDGTPIVGKSAYRNLFLNTGHGTLGWTMACGSASYLADLMSQQTPQISSAGLDMFRYC, encoded by the coding sequence ATGCGGGTTTTAGTATTAGGTGCCGGGGTGATTGGGGTGACCACTGCCTACTATTTAGCCAAACAAGGCTATCAGGTGGAGGTGGTTGATCGTCAGCTGGGTGTGGCTGATGAAACCAGCTTCGCCAATGCCGGGCAAATATCCCCTGGCTATGCCTCGCCTTGGGCTGCGCCCGGTATACCGCTAAAAGCAATCAAATGGTTGTTTCAGCAGCATGCACCTTTTTCTGTGCGCTTAACAGCTGACCCTTTTCAGTATCAGTGGATGCTGCAGATGTTGCGTAACTGTACTGGCGCACGTTATGCGGTGAATAAAGAGCGCATGGTGCGCTTGGCTGAATACAGTCGTGACTGCTTGGATAGCTTGCGCGCGCAAACGGGTATTGAGTATGAAGGTCGGCAGTTGGGAACTACGCAATTATTTCGCAGCCAAAAACAGCTCGATAGCGCCGCGCAAGACATTGCTGTGCTGGAGCAAAGCAATGTGCCTTATCAATTGCTAAAACCTGCTGAAATTGCGCAGGTGGAGCCGGCGTTAGCGGCGGTGTCAGACAGCTTAACCGGTGCTTTACACCTGCCCAATGATCAAACCGGAGATTGTCATTTGTTTACCCGCAATCTAGCCAATCTGGCAAGGGAGTTGGGGGTTAAGTTTCGTTTGGGTTGTACGGTGCAAAGTATTCAGAGTACCGGTGACCGTATCACTGGTGTTTGCGTTGATGGCGAGCTGGAAGTGGCTGATCAGTACGTGGTGGCGCTTGGCAGCTATTCGCGAGAAATGCTGAAACAGTTGGGGATGAAAATTCCCGTCTACCCTTTGAAAGGCTATTCATTGAGCGTGCCCATTATCGAGTCGGCAATGGCCCCGCAGTCAACGATTATTGATGAAACTTACAAGGTTGCGATTACACGTTTCGATCAGCGTATTCGCGTGGGTGGGATGGCCAATGTTGGTGGCTTTGATTTGGCACTGAACCCTAAGCGTCGTGAAACCTTAGAGTACGTGACGAATTTGCTCTACCCGCAAGGCGGCGACTTAACGCAGGCACAATTCTGGACCGGATTGCGTCCGGCCACTCCCGATGGCACGCCCATTGTGGGTAAAAGTGCTTATCGTAATTTATTTCTCAATACGGGGCATGGCACTTTAGGTTGGACAATGGCCTGCGGATCAGCCAGTTATTTGGCCGACTTAATGAGTCAGCAAACACCACAAATCAGTAGCGCCGGTTTAGATATGTTTCGCTATTGCTAA
- the alr gene encoding alanine racemase has product MRPARALINLPALRHNYQLARQLCADKALAVVKADAYGHGAVACAQALHDLADGYAVACLEEALQLRAAGITLPILLLEGFFAADELEQIVEHNLWCVVHADWQLDAIERQSLARPLTVWLKMDSGMHRVGFFPGEYRAVWQRLQACENVAAVVLMTHFARADELQSSATREQYQLFSAATAGMQNLISVGNSPALLAWPEIRSDWSRPGIILYGSQPVAMANPGVGEFQPVMTLQSKIIAVRELPAGEAVGYGAQFIAQQPVRVGIVAIGYADGYPRHAPTGTPVAVDGQLSQLLGRVSMDMLAVDLTGLVEAGVGSTVELWGSTVSIDQVAACAGTISYELLCNVKRVRYEYLPV; this is encoded by the coding sequence ATGCGTCCAGCGCGCGCGTTAATTAATTTACCAGCCTTGCGCCATAACTATCAGTTAGCGCGGCAGTTATGTGCAGATAAAGCTTTAGCGGTGGTTAAGGCTGATGCCTATGGGCATGGTGCAGTTGCTTGCGCCCAAGCTTTACATGACTTAGCTGATGGCTATGCAGTGGCGTGTTTAGAAGAGGCCTTGCAGTTACGTGCGGCAGGTATCACGCTGCCTATACTACTGCTGGAAGGTTTTTTTGCTGCCGATGAGTTGGAGCAGATTGTTGAGCACAACTTGTGGTGTGTGGTGCATGCTGACTGGCAGCTAGACGCTATTGAGCGTCAGTCGTTAGCAAGACCGTTAACGGTCTGGTTAAAAATGGATTCAGGCATGCACCGAGTGGGTTTTTTTCCAGGTGAGTACCGTGCTGTTTGGCAACGCTTGCAGGCCTGTGAGAATGTTGCAGCAGTGGTGCTAATGACGCACTTTGCTCGGGCTGATGAACTGCAATCATCTGCTACCCGTGAGCAGTATCAGCTGTTTAGCGCGGCAACCGCAGGCATGCAGAACTTGATCAGTGTTGGTAATTCCCCCGCTTTATTGGCATGGCCAGAAATACGCAGTGATTGGTCGCGACCGGGGATTATTTTATATGGTAGCCAGCCGGTGGCTATGGCCAATCCTGGCGTGGGAGAGTTCCAGCCGGTGATGACCTTGCAGTCGAAGATCATTGCTGTGCGCGAGCTGCCAGCAGGAGAAGCTGTGGGTTACGGTGCGCAGTTTATTGCGCAGCAGCCAGTGCGGGTGGGGATTGTGGCAATCGGTTATGCGGATGGTTATCCGCGGCATGCCCCGACCGGCACGCCAGTGGCGGTGGATGGCCAGCTGAGTCAGTTGCTGGGGCGCGTGTCTATGGATATGTTGGCTGTGGACTTAACTGGGCTGGTTGAGGCTGGTGTTGGCAGTACAGTTGAATTGTGGGGCAGTACTGTATCAATTGATCAGGTGGCGGCCTGTGCTGGGACTATTTCTTACGAGCTGTTATGTAATGTAAAACGGGTGCGTTATGAGTATTTACCCGTCTGA
- a CDS encoding c-type cytochrome — translation MNLIKKILLAQATVLALWTVSAQANIDENTVEEAIVVEIAQRIKPVAVVCVEGDECDKSAAVAGAADTGASTAAAGRDADAIINQYCSVCHATGLVGAPIIGETVVWQERADAKGGIEGLLATSISGINAMPPKGTCSDCTDDELMSAIKAMSGL, via the coding sequence GTGAACCTGATTAAAAAGATTTTGCTAGCCCAAGCAACTGTTCTAGCCTTATGGACAGTCAGCGCACAAGCAAACATTGATGAAAATACTGTTGAAGAAGCTATTGTTGTAGAAATTGCACAGCGAATTAAGCCAGTAGCTGTTGTGTGCGTTGAAGGTGATGAGTGCGATAAGTCAGCAGCTGTTGCTGGTGCTGCTGATACTGGAGCCTCTACTGCCGCAGCGGGTCGTGATGCAGACGCAATTATTAATCAGTACTGCTCTGTATGTCATGCAACAGGCTTAGTTGGTGCACCTATTATTGGTGAAACAGTCGTATGGCAAGAGCGCGCAGATGCTAAAGGTGGTATTGAGGGCCTATTGGCAACGTCTATTTCTGGTATTAATGCGATGCCGCCAAAAGGCACTTGCAGTGACTGTACTGATGATGAGCTCATGAGCGCAATTAAGGCGATGTCTGGCTTGTAA
- the sodB gene encoding superoxide dismutase [Fe], translating to MAFELPALPYEKNALEPHISAETLDFHHGKHHNAYVVNLNNLVPGTEFEGKSLEEIIKTSSGGVFNNAAQVWNHTFYWNCLAPNAGGEPTGALADAINAAFGSFAAFKEEFTKTAIGTFGSGWAWLVKKADGSLALSSTIGAGCPLTTEDTALLTCDVWEHAYYIDYRNARPKYVEAFWNLVNWDFVAKNFAA from the coding sequence ATGGCTTTTGAATTACCTGCACTTCCTTACGAAAAAAATGCACTCGAACCGCATATCTCTGCAGAAACCCTAGATTTTCACCATGGCAAGCACCATAACGCCTATGTTGTGAACTTGAACAACTTAGTGCCAGGCACTGAGTTTGAAGGTAAAAGTTTAGAAGAAATCATTAAAACCTCAAGTGGTGGCGTATTTAACAACGCTGCACAAGTATGGAACCACACATTTTACTGGAATTGCTTAGCGCCAAATGCTGGCGGTGAGCCAACAGGTGCATTAGCTGATGCTATTAACGCAGCATTCGGTTCATTTGCCGCGTTTAAAGAAGAATTCACCAAAACTGCAATCGGAACCTTTGGTTCAGGTTGGGCTTGGTTAGTTAAGAAGGCTGACGGTTCTTTAGCGCTGTCGAGCACCATTGGTGCCGGCTGCCCGTTAACCACTGAAGACACAGCTTTATTGACCTGTGACGTTTGGGAACACGCTTACTACATTGACTACCGTAATGCGCGTCCTAAGTATGTTGAAGCGTTCTGGAACTTGGTTAACTGGGACTTTGTAGCAAAAAACTTTGCTGCGTAA
- a CDS encoding putative bifunctional diguanylate cyclase/phosphodiesterase, producing MNIERKDSLSFKLLRWVLGAALLVGVFFSITQIIYDVYVTNQQMESDGQRILAMFKDPSTQALYSLDEDMGKQVVEGLLQHEAVSSASIGHPDEPFLAYRERPSEDEFCLRCIDLFMPAERVFTIALQGHGDEYYGDLQVVLDTAPYGQRLLTNAGVILASGILRALILGLVLFLIYHALLTRPLAKIIRHLGRINPDRPADYKLPILRGHEKNELGLWALKVNQLLASIERNTRLRREAEDSLLLMSQVDFLTGLPNRQELQLQLDKIIDDVHDQQQGVAVLCLGLDDFKNINEQHNYQIGDWLLQGVAQRLRLFAEHGACLARLGGDQFVIVQPGIKDPEQAAVLAQSILEQLNEPLVMSKTYNRELLSIRLSGTIGVTLYPDDGQSTELLLQQAEQTMQLAKKGSRNSYQFFVASIDSEIRKRRRLRKELKEALSKNQLYLVYQPQMNYHTQEIVAVEALLRWKHPELGMISPEIFIPLAEESNYIIELGEWVLDQACQQLRAWLDLGVTGLSVAVNLSATQLHHSDLLCQTQHKLAFYQLEPHNLELEVTETGLMQDIKAAATNLRGLRALGVRVAIDDFGTGYSSLSYLKTLPIDKIKIDKSFVRDIFDIEDDAIIVKTIIQLSKNLGMQVIAEGVETLEQERFLIELGCDKGQGYLYSRPVIAAEANETFLKDRIG from the coding sequence GTGAATATTGAGCGCAAAGACAGTCTCTCTTTTAAGCTATTGCGTTGGGTGCTTGGCGCAGCCTTATTGGTGGGGGTTTTTTTTAGCATTACACAAATTATTTATGATGTGTATGTCACTAATCAGCAGATGGAAAGTGACGGGCAGCGTATTTTGGCCATGTTTAAAGATCCGTCAACCCAGGCACTGTACAGTCTTGATGAAGATATGGGTAAACAGGTGGTTGAGGGGTTGCTGCAGCATGAGGCAGTCAGTTCAGCGAGCATCGGTCATCCGGATGAGCCGTTCCTGGCATACCGAGAGCGGCCCAGTGAAGACGAGTTTTGTCTGCGCTGCATAGATTTATTTATGCCGGCAGAACGTGTTTTCACCATTGCTTTGCAAGGCCATGGCGATGAATATTACGGTGACTTACAGGTTGTACTTGATACTGCGCCCTACGGTCAGCGTTTACTGACCAACGCAGGGGTGATACTTGCTTCAGGTATTTTGCGTGCGCTAATTTTGGGTTTGGTGCTGTTCTTAATTTATCATGCGTTACTGACGCGGCCACTGGCGAAAATTATTCGTCACCTGGGGCGCATTAATCCAGACCGCCCCGCAGACTATAAACTGCCCATCTTACGTGGCCATGAAAAAAACGAATTGGGTTTATGGGCGCTGAAAGTAAATCAGTTATTGGCGTCTATTGAGCGCAATACCCGTTTGCGCCGTGAGGCTGAAGACAGTTTATTGTTGATGTCACAGGTTGATTTTCTTACCGGTTTACCTAACCGCCAAGAGCTACAGTTACAGCTGGATAAAATCATTGATGATGTGCACGATCAGCAGCAAGGGGTAGCAGTGCTATGTTTGGGCTTGGATGATTTTAAAAATATTAATGAGCAGCATAACTATCAAATCGGGGATTGGTTATTGCAGGGTGTGGCGCAGCGTTTGCGGCTCTTTGCTGAGCATGGTGCTTGCTTGGCGCGCTTAGGCGGCGATCAGTTTGTTATTGTGCAGCCTGGTATTAAAGATCCAGAGCAGGCTGCAGTGTTAGCGCAGTCTATCCTTGAGCAGTTAAATGAGCCGCTGGTGATGAGCAAAACCTATAATCGCGAGCTTTTGTCGATTCGCTTGAGCGGTACTATAGGTGTGACTTTGTACCCAGATGATGGGCAGAGCACTGAGCTGTTATTGCAGCAAGCTGAGCAGACTATGCAGTTGGCCAAAAAAGGCTCACGCAATAGTTACCAGTTTTTTGTGGCCAGTATTGACTCAGAAATACGCAAGCGCCGGCGTTTGCGTAAAGAGCTCAAAGAAGCGCTAAGTAAAAATCAGCTGTATTTGGTGTACCAGCCACAAATGAATTACCACACTCAAGAAATCGTGGCTGTGGAGGCGTTGTTACGCTGGAAACACCCAGAGCTTGGGATGATCTCACCAGAAATATTCATCCCCTTGGCTGAGGAGAGTAATTATATTATTGAGCTTGGCGAATGGGTGTTGGATCAGGCCTGCCAGCAGTTGCGCGCTTGGTTGGATCTGGGGGTGACGGGTTTGAGTGTGGCGGTGAATTTATCGGCAACTCAATTGCACCACAGCGACTTGTTATGCCAAACGCAACATAAACTCGCTTTTTATCAGTTAGAGCCGCACAACCTCGAACTGGAAGTCACTGAAACGGGGCTGATGCAAGACATTAAGGCGGCAGCAACCAACCTGCGTGGGCTGCGAGCATTGGGGGTACGTGTGGCCATTGATGACTTTGGCACTGGGTATTCTTCCTTGAGTTATTTGAAAACCTTACCAATTGATAAAATCAAAATTGATAAAAGCTTCGTGCGCGATATTTTTGATATTGAAGATGATGCCATTATTGTTAAAACCATTATTCAGCTCAGTAAAAACCTCGGCATGCAGGTGATTGCTGAAGGGGTTGAAACCTTAGAGCAAGAGCGCTTTTTAATCGAGTTGGGCTGTGATAAGGGACAGGGCTATTTGTACAGCAGGCCCGTTATTGCTGCTGAAGCCAATGAAACATTTTTAAAAGATCGGATCGGCTAA